The following coding sequences lie in one Caldisericia bacterium genomic window:
- a CDS encoding phosphoenolpyruvate carboxykinase (GTP), whose translation MAEYLEEFHEKFGDEGLKRLKAIKSKGVHNFIENFLKILNPKKVYVSIGTDEDKEYVKRRAIEEKEEEPLKIQNHTIHFDGYYDQGRDKKNTKFMVSLDTDLDPDLNLILREDGEKELNELMKDICKDREVYILFKTLGPKNSIFTIPCIQITDSPYVAHSENLLYRDGYEDFLKLKDEDEFFRFVHSEGELDENRTSKNIDKRRIYIDVDKRIVYSVNTQYGGNSIGLKKLALRLAIKKAYIEGWLCEHMLIVGINGPNGRVTYLTGAFPSLCGKTSTATLMGERLVGDDIALIKNVNGEPKAANFEKGMFGIIMGINSKDDPYIWEVLNSPYEVIFSNVLKLPDGSVYWIGKDGEVPERGYNHSGEWFKGKKDKEGKEIDPSHKNARFTFELKNLKNCDPILENPEGVVIKGFIYGGRDSDTWVPVCEAFNYQHGIILKAASLESETTAATLGKEGVREFNPMANLDFLSIPIGKYIQMNLNFGKNLKAPPRIYGVNYFLKDKEGNWLNDKLDKKVWLKWIELRCNGDIGGVETPVGIIPRYEDLKRLFSEVLLKDYSKDDYIKQFTIRVPENLSKIERIEKIYREKVKDTPEIVFVELNQEKERLIKSKEKFGDYINPFEFVK comes from the coding sequence ATGGCTGAGTATTTAGAAGAGTTTCATGAAAAATTTGGTGATGAGGGGTTAAAAAGGTTAAAAGCAATAAAGAGTAAGGGAGTTCACAATTTTATAGAGAATTTTTTAAAAATTTTAAATCCTAAAAAAGTTTATGTTTCAATTGGAACAGACGAAGACAAAGAATATGTAAAGAGAAGAGCAATTGAAGAAAAAGAAGAAGAGCCGCTTAAAATTCAAAATCACACAATTCACTTCGATGGTTATTATGATCAAGGAAGAGATAAGAAAAATACAAAATTTATGGTTTCTTTAGATACAGATCTTGACCCTGATCTAAATCTTATTTTAAGAGAAGATGGCGAAAAAGAGTTAAACGAACTAATGAAAGATATATGTAAAGATAGAGAAGTATATATTTTGTTTAAAACTCTTGGTCCAAAAAACTCAATTTTTACAATTCCATGTATTCAAATAACTGACTCTCCCTATGTTGCTCATTCTGAAAATCTTCTTTATAGAGATGGATATGAGGATTTTTTGAAATTAAAAGATGAAGATGAATTTTTTAGATTTGTCCATTCTGAGGGAGAATTAGATGAAAATAGAACTAGTAAAAATATAGATAAAAGAAGAATTTATATTGATGTTGATAAAAGAATTGTTTACTCTGTAAATACTCAATATGGTGGAAATTCAATTGGTTTAAAAAAATTAGCACTTAGATTGGCAATAAAAAAAGCATATATTGAAGGTTGGCTTTGTGAACATATGTTAATTGTTGGAATAAATGGGCCAAACGGAAGAGTAACTTATCTTACTGGTGCTTTCCCCTCTTTATGTGGAAAAACTTCAACTGCAACGCTTATGGGAGAAAGACTTGTTGGAGATGATATTGCTTTAATTAAAAATGTAAATGGAGAACCAAAAGCAGCAAACTTTGAAAAAGGGATGTTTGGAATAATTATGGGAATTAATTCCAAAGATGATCCATATATTTGGGAAGTTTTAAACTCTCCTTACGAAGTCATATTTTCAAATGTTTTAAAACTTCCAGATGGTTCAGTTTATTGGATAGGAAAAGATGGGGAAGTTCCAGAAAGAGGATATAACCATTCTGGAGAGTGGTTTAAGGGAAAGAAAGATAAAGAAGGAAAAGAGATAGATCCATCTCATAAAAACGCAAGATTCACATTTGAATTAAAAAACCTTAAAAATTGTGATCCTATTCTTGAAAATCCAGAAGGAGTTGTTATCAAAGGTTTTATTTATGGAGGAAGAGATTCTGACACTTGGGTTCCTGTTTGTGAAGCATTCAATTATCAACATGGCATTATATTAAAAGCTGCATCTCTTGAATCTGAAACAACTGCTGCAACTTTAGGAAAAGAAGGAGTTAGAGAATTTAATCCAATGGCAAATCTTGATTTCTTATCAATTCCAATTGGAAAATATATTCAAATGAATCTTAATTTTGGAAAAAATCTTAAAGCCCCTCCAAGAATTTATGGAGTTAATTACTTTTTAAAAGATAAAGAAGGAAATTGGCTTAATGATAAATTAGACAAAAAAGTTTGGCTTAAGTGGATTGAATTAAGATGTAATGGAGATATAGGTGGAGTTGAAACACCAGTTGGAATTATTCCAAGATATGAAGACTTAAAGAGACTTTTTTCAGAGGTTCTTTTAAAAGATTATTCAAAAGATGATTATATAAAACAATTCACAATAAGAGTTCCTGAAAATTTATCAAAAATTGAAAGAATTGAAAAAATTTACAGAGAAAAAGTAAAAGATACTCCAGAAATAGTTTTTGTTGAATTAAATCAAGAAAAAGAAAGATTAATTAAATCAAAGGAGAAATTTGGAGATTATATTAATCCTTTTGAATTTGTAAAATAA
- a CDS encoding lysoplasmalogenase — protein sequence MKNIFLILYFAFLFLDLLFVNFKLFNKRIFSKTLLMPILLLYYIFSAKNINFLLIFALILSFFGDTFLLFETKKTYFKFGLFSFLLSHIFYLLTFLISLNFLKEGVPFYIFIFIVPYLIYGFTFYKKLFPEIEDVKKEILIYIIVISLMSFFTIPRFYLFSLKNSLLIFIGSILFIISDSLLSLQIFKGKVKKNSILIMLTYGLAQFLIISGFII from the coding sequence ATGAAAAATATATTTTTAATACTTTACTTTGCATTTCTTTTTCTCGACCTTCTTTTTGTTAACTTTAAACTTTTTAATAAAAGAATTTTTTCAAAAACACTTCTTATGCCAATTTTACTTCTTTATTACATTTTTAGTGCAAAAAACATAAATTTTCTTTTAATTTTTGCTCTTATATTAAGTTTTTTTGGAGATACTTTTCTTCTTTTTGAAACCAAAAAAACATATTTTAAATTTGGTCTTTTCTCTTTTCTTCTCTCTCATATTTTTTATCTATTAACATTTTTAATTTCATTAAACTTTTTAAAAGAAGGTGTTCCATTTTATATTTTTATCTTTATTGTTCCATATTTAATTTATGGTTTTACTTTTTATAAAAAACTGTTCCCTGAAATTGAAGATGTAAAAAAAGAGATTTTAATTTATATAATTGTGATAAGTTTAATGAGTTTTTTTACTATTCCCAGATTTTACCTTTTCTCATTAAAAAATTCTCTTTTAATTTTTATAGGATCAATTCTTTTTATAATTTCTGATTCACTTTTATCTCTTCAAATTTTTAAAGGAAAAGTAAAGAAAAATTCAATTTTAATTATGCTAACTTATGGTTTAGCACAATTTTTAATAATTTCGGGATTTATTATCTAA
- a CDS encoding stalk domain-containing protein: protein MKRFISLLFITIFTLIFFKIAISSNDWVLAFQSGDKFKLYYKIVGEDVYFRIEGKTLGYVSIGFEPTQAMKDADMVIGYVVQGNVYAFDAYSTGLYGPHPEDTSLGGKTNIFDIKGEEKSGYTIIEFRRPLDTKDKYDALLKFDKEIKIIWALSNDDNFNARHSDRGSGVIVLKKVDVITQPTQKIVLKLKIGDKTMFVNDSQKVIDVPPLIIEGRTLLPIRWIAEPLGAEVSWDGNEKKVVVLLKETKIELWIGKNIAKVNGKDTQIDPNNPKVVPIIKDGRTLLPVRFVAENLGCSVEWDSKNQIVIITYPK from the coding sequence ATGAAAAGATTTATTAGTTTATTATTTATTACAATATTTACTCTTATATTCTTTAAAATTGCAATTTCAAGTAATGATTGGGTTTTAGCTTTTCAGAGTGGTGATAAATTTAAATTATATTATAAGATTGTTGGTGAAGATGTCTATTTTAGAATTGAGGGGAAAACTTTAGGATATGTCTCAATTGGTTTTGAACCAACACAGGCAATGAAAGATGCAGATATGGTTATAGGTTATGTTGTTCAAGGAAATGTATATGCTTTTGATGCATATTCAACTGGTCTTTATGGACCACATCCAGAAGACACATCACTTGGTGGAAAAACAAATATATTTGATATAAAAGGAGAAGAAAAGAGTGGATACACAATTATTGAATTTAGAAGACCACTTGACACAAAAGATAAATATGATGCTTTGTTAAAATTTGATAAAGAGATAAAAATTATATGGGCTCTCTCAAATGATGATAATTTTAATGCAAGGCATTCTGATAGAGGGAGTGGAGTAATTGTTTTAAAAAAGGTTGATGTAATAACACAACCAACTCAAAAAATTGTTTTGAAGTTAAAAATTGGAGATAAAACAATGTTTGTAAATGATTCACAAAAAGTAATAGATGTTCCACCTTTAATAATTGAAGGAAGGACTTTACTTCCTATAAGATGGATTGCTGAACCACTTGGAGCAGAGGTTAGTTGGGATGGAAATGAGAAAAAAGTGGTTGTTTTATTAAAAGAGACAAAAATTGAACTTTGGATTGGAAAAAATATAGCAAAAGTAAATGGAAAAGATACTCAAATTGATCCAAATAACCCTAAAGTTGTACCAATAATTAAAGATGGAAGAACACTTCTTCCTGTAAGATTTGTTGCTGAAAATTTAGGATGCAGTGTTGAGTGGGATTCAAAAAACCAAATTGTTATAATAACATATCCAAAATAG
- the lpdA gene encoding dihydrolipoyl dehydrogenase, producing MEEFDAIVIGGGPGGYVAAIRLSDLQKKVCLIEKREVGGTCLNRGCIPTKAILYSAEIYSKAKNSQTFGIKVGDVSFDINEIHNYKEKVVKKLVGGVEYLLKSRKITVKKGIGKIIDKGVVEILRENDKEIVKGKDIIIATGSEPGELRGIEVDHKFVLNSDDALNLREIPENILIVGAGAIGIEFANFYKIFGSNVTIVEMMPQVVPTLKDKKISSLIERLLTKKGIKVILGKKIEKVEVKDEKVYSTLDSGEVIESDKVLLSIGRKLNSENIGLDVVGINIDKGRVVVNDQLKTNVDNFYAIGDIVGGQLFAHKAFKEGEIVAEIISGKDLKINYDVIPWVIFSKPEIASVGLTEEEAKERGIEVLVGEFPFSANGKALSMNETDGLVKIIGDKSSGKIIGGQIVGPEASSLISEIAVAIECGLTLKDIGDTIHPHPTLSEVIMEASKASIGEAIHILNK from the coding sequence ATGGAAGAGTTTGATGCTATTGTAATTGGTGGTGGACCTGGTGGATATGTTGCAGCAATAAGACTTTCTGACCTTCAAAAAAAGGTTTGCCTTATTGAAAAAAGAGAGGTAGGTGGAACTTGCTTAAATAGAGGTTGCATTCCAACAAAAGCAATTCTTTATTCTGCTGAAATTTACTCAAAAGCAAAAAATTCACAAACATTTGGAATAAAAGTAGGAGATGTAAGTTTTGATATAAACGAAATACATAATTATAAAGAGAAAGTTGTAAAAAAACTTGTTGGAGGCGTTGAATATCTTTTAAAATCAAGAAAAATAACAGTTAAAAAAGGAATAGGAAAAATTATAGATAAAGGTGTTGTAGAAATTTTAAGAGAAAATGATAAAGAAATAGTTAAAGGAAAAGATATAATAATTGCTACTGGATCTGAACCAGGAGAGTTAAGAGGAATTGAGGTAGATCATAAGTTTGTTTTGAATTCAGATGATGCTCTTAATTTAAGAGAAATCCCAGAAAATATTTTAATTGTTGGTGCTGGTGCAATTGGAATTGAATTTGCTAATTTTTATAAAATATTTGGCTCAAATGTAACTATTGTTGAAATGATGCCACAAGTTGTTCCAACTCTTAAAGATAAAAAGATCTCAAGTTTAATTGAAAGATTATTAACAAAAAAAGGTATAAAAGTTATTTTAGGTAAAAAAATTGAAAAAGTTGAAGTAAAAGATGAAAAGGTTTATTCAACTCTTGATAGTGGAGAAGTTATTGAAAGTGATAAAGTTCTTTTATCAATTGGAAGAAAATTGAACAGCGAAAATATTGGTTTAGATGTTGTTGGAATAAATATAGATAAAGGAAGAGTTGTTGTTAACGATCAACTTAAAACAAATGTTGATAATTTTTATGCCATAGGTGATATTGTAGGTGGTCAACTTTTTGCTCACAAAGCATTTAAAGAGGGCGAGATTGTTGCAGAAATAATTTCAGGTAAAGATTTAAAAATAAATTATGATGTTATTCCTTGGGTTATTTTTTCTAAACCTGAAATTGCATCAGTAGGTTTAACTGAAGAAGAAGCAAAAGAGAGAGGAATTGAAGTTTTGGTTGGTGAGTTTCCTTTTTCTGCAAATGGAAAAGCTCTCTCAATGAATGAGACAGATGGATTAGTAAAAATTATTGGAGATAAAAGTAGTGGAAAAATAATTGGAGGACAAATTGTTGGACCTGAAGCCTCATCTCTTATTTCTGAAATTGCAGTTGCAATTGAGTGTGGCTTGACTCTTAAAGATATTGGTGACACAATTCATCCACATCCAACTCTTTCAGAAGTTATAATGGAAGCTTCAAAAGCATCAATAGGTGAGGCAATTCACATATTAAATAAATAA
- a CDS encoding ECF transporter S component: protein MRKKTKDLVFGALLAALSFISMYFIQIPIFASAPYLQFDPSEIFTLFAAYFISPIMGVLVTLVKVILFYFTKQESGIIGSLMNFLAVAPFVFVAGLIFKKFKKLAFPINYIIPILAGTVVRVIVMIPSNLIFVPLFTQIGTRELWIYIYTINIPFNIIVSLLNGFLFIVFVLALFKIKEVRKEFVDVKG, encoded by the coding sequence ATGAGAAAAAAAACTAAAGACTTAGTTTTTGGTGCTTTACTTGCTGCCTTATCTTTTATTTCAATGTACTTTATTCAAATTCCTATCTTTGCATCTGCACCATATCTTCAATTTGACCCATCAGAAATTTTCACTCTTTTTGCAGCATATTTTATTTCACCAATTATGGGTGTTTTAGTAACTCTAGTAAAAGTTATTCTTTTTTATTTTACAAAACAGGAAAGTGGAATAATAGGTTCTCTTATGAATTTTCTTGCTGTTGCACCATTTGTTTTTGTTGCTGGATTAATTTTTAAAAAATTTAAAAAATTGGCATTTCCTATAAACTATATTATTCCTATTCTTGCTGGTACAGTTGTAAGAGTTATTGTTATGATTCCTTCAAACTTAATTTTTGTTCCTCTATTTACTCAAATAGGAACAAGAGAACTTTGGATTTACATTTACACAATAAACATTCCATTTAACATTATTGTTTCTCTTTTAAATGGCTTTCTTTTTATAGTTTTTGTCTTGGCTCTATTTAAAATTAAAGAGGTGAGAAAAGAGTTTGTTGATGTTAAAGGATGA
- a CDS encoding radical SAM protein, producing the protein MLKDEVFLNFEKPLRYLGKEWNSIYKDPKNKKRFLLIYPDLYEVGISSFAIILLYHLINKREDTYCERLFSPNLDLENYLIEKGIPLFSIETRSPLKNFHILGFSLQSQLDFTNVLNILKLGGLEIFSNKRENFPIVLGGGPITLNPLPIAPFFDAFVIGEGEEVVNEILDNIDINKDNFLEKINEIEGVFVPKFGKKKIKKRLIKDFDNSFYPEKPLVPYIQVIHDRGVVEIFRGCDRGCRFCISGMEKRPRRERSVDKILEIIDKTIISTGYEEISLLSLSTTDYSKIEELLINLKEKLKDKKITISLPSLRIDNFSLKLLDLIDTGRKVTLTFAPEGGTEKIRRVMNKPIKDEEIFEVIKEAVKRGYKKIKLYFLVGIPNEDEEDIFGINELIKKIKIENSKIKLSISINPFIPKPFTPFQWEPFISKEEYIKKIQIIKSGLKEVNLNYRGWEESFIEAILSRGDEELSELVYEAFLMGERFSNWRENFNFEIWEEIIKRKKFKIIDKVLNGFDLNETLPWEFIDIGINKSFLISEREKSKKGEITEPCFMDFEKCTSCGVCFNL; encoded by the coding sequence ATGTTAAAGGATGAAGTTTTTCTTAATTTTGAGAAACCATTAAGATATTTAGGAAAAGAATGGAACTCAATTTATAAAGACCCAAAAAACAAAAAAAGATTTTTATTAATTTATCCCGACCTATATGAGGTCGGGATTTCTTCTTTTGCAATAATTCTTCTTTATCATCTTATAAATAAAAGAGAAGATACATATTGCGAGAGGCTTTTTTCACCAAATTTAGATCTTGAAAATTATCTTATAGAAAAAGGAATTCCTCTTTTTTCTATTGAAACAAGATCACCATTAAAAAATTTTCACATTTTAGGTTTTAGTTTGCAATCGCAATTAGATTTTACAAATGTTTTAAATATATTAAAATTGGGAGGGTTAGAAATTTTTTCTAATAAAAGAGAGAATTTTCCAATAGTCTTAGGTGGAGGTCCTATAACTTTAAATCCACTCCCTATTGCACCTTTTTTTGATGCATTTGTAATTGGTGAAGGAGAAGAGGTTGTAAATGAAATTCTTGATAACATTGATATAAACAAAGATAATTTTCTTGAAAAAATAAATGAAATTGAAGGGGTCTTTGTTCCAAAATTTGGTAAAAAGAAGATTAAAAAGAGATTAATAAAAGATTTTGATAACTCATTTTATCCTGAAAAACCACTTGTTCCATATATTCAGGTGATTCATGATAGAGGGGTTGTGGAGATATTTAGAGGATGTGATAGAGGTTGTAGATTTTGCATTTCAGGAATGGAAAAAAGACCAAGAAGAGAAAGAAGTGTTGATAAGATTTTAGAGATTATTGATAAAACAATAATAAGTACTGGATATGAGGAGATATCTCTTTTATCTCTTTCAACAACAGATTATTCGAAAATTGAAGAACTTCTTATAAATCTCAAAGAGAAATTAAAAGATAAAAAAATAACAATTTCTCTTCCTTCATTAAGAATTGATAATTTTTCTTTAAAACTTCTTGATTTAATTGATACTGGAAGAAAAGTAACACTTACTTTTGCACCTGAAGGTGGCACAGAAAAAATTAGAAGAGTGATGAATAAACCTATAAAAGATGAGGAGATTTTTGAAGTAATAAAAGAAGCTGTTAAAAGAGGTTATAAAAAGATAAAACTTTATTTTCTTGTTGGCATTCCTAATGAAGATGAGGAAGATATTTTTGGAATAAATGAACTAATAAAGAAAATTAAAATTGAAAATAGTAAAATAAAACTTTCAATTTCCATTAATCCATTTATTCCAAAACCATTTACACCTTTTCAATGGGAGCCATTCATTTCAAAAGAGGAATATATTAAAAAAATCCAAATTATAAAAAGTGGCTTAAAAGAAGTTAATCTTAATTACAGAGGTTGGGAAGAATCATTTATTGAAGCAATTTTATCAAGAGGAGATGAAGAGTTAAGTGAATTAGTATATGAAGCATTCTTAATGGGAGAGCGATTTTCAAATTGGAGAGAAAATTTTAATTTTGAAATTTGGGAAGAAATTATAAAAAGAAAAAAATTTAAAATAATTGATAAAGTTTTAAATGGCTTTGATTTAAACGAAACCCTTCCTTGGGAATTCATTGATATTGGAATAAATAAAAGTTTTTTAATTTCAGAAAGAGAAAAAAGTAAAAAGGGAGAAATTACAGAACCTTGCTTTATGGACTTTGAAAAGTGCACTTCTTGTGGAGTGTGTTTTAATTTATGA
- a CDS encoding TIGR03936 family radical SAM-associated protein translates to MTRIRVEYIKNGIFIFLSNLDMIRYIERVLRRSELPINFTSGFNPKPKMDFSPAIPLGIPSESEIFDFYLNHDVQIEEIFNNLKKGIDKDLIIKRIKKVNLNSKSISSLITHFEIELIGEVFKNLDLGKFRIKKERGGNINYLDLGELIFLQEESNLGKKLILNKNFSLRDLYENLKFYTKEKIFIRKLRNLKFENDKIIDIFDLE, encoded by the coding sequence ATGACAAGAATAAGGGTTGAATATATAAAAAATGGAATTTTTATATTTTTATCAAATTTAGATATGATAAGATATATTGAAAGGGTTTTAAGAAGAAGTGAACTTCCTATAAATTTTACTTCTGGTTTTAATCCAAAACCAAAAATGGATTTTTCACCTGCAATACCTCTTGGTATTCCAAGTGAAAGTGAAATTTTTGATTTTTATTTAAATCATGATGTTCAAATAGAAGAGATTTTCAATAATTTAAAAAAGGGAATTGATAAAGATTTAATTATAAAAAGAATAAAAAAGGTAAATTTAAATTCAAAGTCTATTTCATCTTTGATAACTCACTTTGAAATTGAATTAATAGGTGAGGTTTTTAAGAATCTTGATTTAGGAAAATTTAGGATAAAAAAAGAAAGAGGTGGTAATATAAATTATTTAGATTTAGGGGAATTAATTTTTTTACAAGAAGAGTCAAATTTAGGAAAGAAATTGATTTTAAATAAAAATTTTTCATTAAGAGATTTATATGAAAACTTAAAATTTTATACAAAAGAAAAAATTTTTATTAGGAAATTAAGAAATTTAAAATTTGAAAATGATAAAATAATTGACATATTTGATTTAGAATGA
- the metK gene encoding methionine adenosyltransferase: MRKYLFTSESVTEGHPDKVCDQIADTVLDECIKVDPYSRVACEVIATTGLVHVAGEITTKARLDFQEIVRNVIKDIGYDKEGYGFNYESVGVIVSVKEQSPDIALGVNKALESKEGEMEETLGAGDQGIMFGYATNETPEYMPMPIMLSHKLCKRLAEVRKNGILTYLRPDGKSQVTVEYNERKPKRVTKIVLSAQHDPEIPLEKLRDELIEVVIKNVIPENMLQGTEYFINPTGRFVIGGPKGDTGLTGRKTIVDTYGGMAKNGGGCFSGKDPTKVDRSASYMARYVAKNIVAAGIAEKVEIQVAYAIGKAKPVALFVDTFGTGKIDDEKLEKFIEEKIDFTPLGMINKLNLRQPIYRKTACYGHFGWEEYPWEKLDLVPLFKSLLE; encoded by the coding sequence ATGAGAAAATATCTTTTTACATCTGAATCTGTAACAGAAGGACACCCAGATAAAGTTTGTGATCAAATAGCAGACACTGTTTTAGACGAATGCATAAAAGTTGATCCATATTCAAGAGTTGCTTGTGAAGTTATTGCAACAACAGGTTTAGTTCATGTTGCTGGAGAGATTACAACAAAAGCAAGGTTAGATTTTCAAGAAATTGTAAGAAATGTAATAAAAGATATTGGATATGATAAAGAAGGGTATGGCTTCAATTATGAAAGTGTAGGAGTGATTGTTTCAGTTAAAGAGCAATCTCCTGATATTGCCTTAGGGGTTAATAAAGCCCTTGAGTCAAAAGAGGGAGAAATGGAAGAGACTCTGGGAGCAGGAGATCAAGGAATTATGTTTGGTTATGCAACAAATGAAACTCCTGAATATATGCCAATGCCAATAATGCTTTCTCATAAATTATGTAAAAGATTAGCAGAAGTAAGAAAAAATGGAATACTTACTTATCTTAGACCAGATGGTAAATCTCAAGTAACAGTTGAATATAATGAAAGAAAACCTAAAAGAGTAACAAAAATAGTTTTATCTGCACAACATGATCCAGAAATTCCTCTTGAAAAACTAAGAGATGAGCTAATTGAAGTTGTAATAAAAAATGTTATTCCAGAAAATATGCTTCAAGGAACAGAATATTTTATAAATCCAACTGGAAGATTTGTCATTGGTGGGCCAAAGGGTGATACTGGTCTCACTGGAAGAAAAACGATTGTTGATACATATGGTGGTATGGCAAAAAATGGAGGGGGTTGCTTTTCAGGAAAAGATCCAACAAAGGTCGATAGAAGTGCATCATACATGGCAAGATATGTTGCAAAAAATATAGTTGCAGCAGGCATCGCAGAAAAGGTAGAAATACAAGTTGCTTATGCAATAGGAAAAGCAAAACCTGTTGCTCTTTTTGTTGATACATTTGGAACAGGTAAAATAGATGATGAAAAACTTGAGAAATTCATTGAAGAAAAAATAGATTTTACACCTCTTGGAATGATAAATAAATTAAATTTAAGACAACCTATTTATAGAAAAACTGCATGTTATGGACACTTTGGATGGGAAGAATATCCTTGGGAAAAACTCGATCTTGTGCCACTCTTCAAATCGCTTCTTGAGTAA
- the def gene encoding peptide deformylase: MRDIILIGNPILRKKSQPVKKVDKYIEKLVEEMKKVLNKSEIPAVGLSAPQIGELLRVIIYKDEDKIHTIINPKIIKKDGKIVIEEGCLSIPGVYGDVERSNKILVSGLSLTGKKIEIEKEGLPAVIIQHEIDHLDGILFIDRIKDIKTLRIEEGYKVPEELLNRV, translated from the coding sequence ATGAGAGATATTATTTTAATAGGTAATCCTATATTAAGAAAAAAATCTCAACCTGTTAAAAAGGTTGATAAATATATAGAAAAACTTGTTGAAGAAATGAAAAAAGTTTTAAACAAAAGTGAAATACCAGCAGTTGGTCTTTCTGCTCCCCAAATTGGAGAACTTTTAAGAGTTATTATCTATAAAGATGAAGATAAAATACATACAATTATTAACCCTAAAATTATAAAAAAAGATGGAAAAATTGTAATTGAAGAAGGTTGTCTTTCTATACCTGGTGTATATGGAGATGTAGAAAGATCAAACAAAATATTGGTATCAGGACTCTCTTTAACTGGAAAGAAAATAGAGATAGAAAAAGAGGGGCTTCCTGCTGTTATAATTCAACATGAGATAGATCACTTAGATGGAATACTTTTTATAGATAGGATAAAAGATATAAAAACACTTAGAATTGAAGAGGGGTATAAAGTTCCTGAGGAACTTTTAAATAGAGTTTAA
- the fmt gene encoding methionyl-tRNA formyltransferase codes for MKITFFGSDFFSLPFLEELYNKGYEINLIITTPDKPKGRGLKIEETPTKTFAKENKLNFIEVDKFKNYLDIIEKNKGDIGVVVSFGKIIPQSLLNIFPKGIINVHPSLLPKYRGPNPIRWQILNGEKKSGITIIKLTSEVDAGPILIQKEIFVDENDNYSNLSKKLIESGKEILIEAIKIIENGKDVWIEQKGEATFAPKFESDFEKLDFRMEGDYLRRKILALSFEPGAYSFFREKRVKILDALIIDDFFEGEPGEIVFVDKNSFGIKTKDKVLIPKIIKIEGKKEMGAKEFINGYKPKLKEKFI; via the coding sequence ATGAAAATAACATTTTTTGGGTCTGATTTTTTTTCACTTCCATTTTTAGAGGAGTTATATAATAAAGGTTATGAAATAAATCTTATCATTACAACACCTGATAAACCAAAAGGAAGAGGTCTTAAAATAGAAGAAACACCAACAAAGACTTTTGCAAAAGAAAATAAATTAAATTTTATTGAAGTTGATAAATTCAAAAATTATTTAGACATAATTGAAAAAAATAAAGGAGATATTGGTGTTGTTGTATCTTTTGGAAAAATTATACCTCAAAGTTTATTAAATATTTTTCCAAAAGGAATAATAAATGTTCATCCATCTCTTTTACCAAAATATAGAGGTCCAAATCCAATAAGATGGCAAATTTTAAATGGCGAAAAAAAGAGTGGAATAACAATAATTAAATTAACAAGTGAAGTTGATGCAGGACCAATTTTAATTCAGAAAGAGATTTTTGTTGATGAAAATGATAACTATTCAAATTTATCAAAAAAATTAATTGAATCTGGAAAAGAAATTTTAATTGAAGCAATAAAAATTATTGAGAATGGAAAAGATGTCTGGATTGAACAAAAAGGAGAGGCAACTTTTGCTCCAAAATTTGAGAGCGATTTTGAAAAATTAGATTTTAGAATGGAGGGAGATTACTTAAGAAGAAAAATTCTCGCACTATCTTTTGAACCAGGTGCATACTCTTTTTTTAGAGAAAAAAGAGTAAAAATTTTAGATGCTTTAATTATTGATGATTTTTTTGAAGGTGAACCTGGAGAGATTGTCTTTGTAGACAAAAACTCATTTGGAATTAAAACAAAAGATAAAGTTTTAATCCCTAAAATTATTAAAATTGAGGGAAAAAAAGAGATGGGGGCAAAAGAGTTTATAAATGGTTATAAACCTAAATTAAAGGAAAAATTTATTTAA